Sequence from the Panicum virgatum strain AP13 chromosome 5N, P.virgatum_v5, whole genome shotgun sequence genome:
GCACAGGCCGCGCGTAGCGACGCTGCCGGCCGCACAGCGTCCCGCCTCACCGCTCGAGCCGCGCAAAGCGACACCGAGCTGAGCAGCCGGTCCCTCCACGTGCGCGTCCTCCCCTGCACGTTCTCCCTGACCGAGccgtcgcgtcgccgccgcaaATCGCGTGCCACTCCGCTCCGCGACACCGAGCACCTTTAAAGCcgccccgcaccgctcgccggcctccccaTCGGCCACCACCGCACCACCGCCTCTCTCGatctataaataggcccctacGCCGCTTCCTCACCACCACGATGCCGACCGCCACCTCTAgcctcctccccgagctcccaacgccgccaccgcccaccatcgccgccgagccccgccggccaccgcggagccgtcTCCTCGCTTCACCTCTGCCCAAGGTAAGGGGCGCATTAGGACCCTCTTGCCTCCCTTCCCCTTTCCCCCCAGCTCCGGGCCGCCGCCAAGCTCCGCAGTGGCGCCGCCACGGTCGccgtcgaccgccgccgccgggaatcCACTCCCCGTGCCgccctcttccttttccccctcctcACGAAGTGCTGTCGAGCCCCAGGGCGCCGTCCTCAGGCCGCCGCCagagcgccgccccctcccctgttccacgggaaaagggaggaagaagacaggagCTTTTGCACAAAACCCCCTGCCTTTTTCTCTATTCTGTTAAGAAACCTCCCACCTCTCTAATacttttgcaaaataaaccctCTCCTTTATTATATTCCAAATAAATCCTTCCcccatataaacatatttctaaataaacccctgacctttttcATAATAACCCGGGTATTTTCTAAAATACCAATCAAGCCCCTGTCTCctcagaaataattacaaactGGTCCCTGACTTCTTATTTAACCCAAAACCtctctgtaacctatcatttcatgcgccaaacaatctctgatcgacctgaaactttaccatgccATTTCTAAaatagttttgaccatgccattaggaaaccacccaaaaatattacttctattttcatatcttaattgtttccaatTCGAGCTCCacaataaaacctttatttctttttcttaattggGTGTTTGTTTGTttacgtcgtagatcacggtgtgaacgagggagaacccgtcgacgagcggTACGGcaagcaagtgaacgaggaccagttccacgatcctgaacccgaaggacagcaccccgatcaggacttcccggaacgctttgaagacggcaagttcaatcccgccctttgatgcatattttgtcctagcttttataaacacaaccttttgtcctgttttacaaaactgcatatgttttgcctgctgaaaacatagttggatagccactccttgatttgttataaccattccttgaccacctagattaatgtctgaatgtgatttgtttggacgttaatcgctgctagaacgcttaggaccttaaacacgatatgacttattttataaaaagaaaatgtgtgggtgtgtgtgggaagggaaaatgtgaaattttcgaaagatgagtatagACGAGATGGATGTCACTTCTatgtgaattgccaaatggtgtgctcatACCCGAGTggtagagcaaggaagggagatattcatctcgtcacaactaaggaccgagttggtgtgtcatctcacctaactccactatcgtgcaaaccactcgaccattgaatgggcaacggcttagcataaaccccactagttagtctgatagccatcaggagagctgagagcaacgggtgaccaaggaggagGGAtatgctctgtgtgacttatgccccggttatacctcggtgataggtcgatGACTCCCTAGGtagatcccgtggtggctagtcaggtctagctaaggtgggtaatggctttgttgggatctgcaccgacactaaggtgatcgtgttgtggtgccccgcttgtgggtaaagttgcatacCTCTgtagagttaagaatctattcgaatagccgtgcccacggtattgggcgagttacggtgtgatcacataactagtgtttcttctgggattggatgggttggcgtgagttattttggaaaagcgtccggcagttgtgccgtgtgctacggcggatgaggagtccggtagcagcttaaaacttggattctgtgtggatcaacactacgtgttacccAGTACAAGgaaaaaacttgctttgaaaatcctttctttcgaatgaacccctgcataaaaatttgctttccgcaaaataaaccctagccttctccttgatttaccctgtgcattatattatgtttataccccctccgtgggtgtggttagacttgctgagtttgtttgtactcaccccattcttaatttttacaaaggaagatccagacttcgttcccgaagacgttgagtagaggttccgtcctgcacccaactttgcctgtggatagggtcacccgcaggaagttccgtatggcgcaagactctgatgaccccctcttcatagttaatatcgttgtgtgggtgttattTGTCATTCTCGTGATAGtcgcgcttcactgcccacttccgcgtagagttatACGGTGACGTAcgatctgatgtaataaaagtgttatcagcctcctgggactgatattgtatcacttttaagtcttctcttatgaggggatgcttcaaAAATATTGTCTCCAGAATCTAGGAGTAAAGGGTTATGGTCACTAGGAGGCCTCTCCAAAGCCTTAACTCTAGCCATGGGAAAAGCAGCCTCCCAGTCAGTAGAAATAAAAATCCTATCTATTCTGGCCAGAACAATATTTTCCTGATTGTTTGTCCAAGTATAAAGTTTATTTGAGGGATCTAATTCTAACAGCCCCCATTTACTAATCCACTCATTGAAAGCATCACCCCATCTATGGCTGATGTTCTGGTTACTTTTGTCAGTAGCAAATCTAACTAAATTGAAGTCGCCACCAATAATAATGGGACCAGACCAAGTACCCATTACATGGTGAAGCTCATCAATAAAATCTTGCTTACCATCCTCATAAGGAGAGCCATAGACTACAACAATTTTCCAGCTAAAATCAGTTTTCTTATCCATAACCATGGCACTGATGGAAAATTGTAGAATATCTCCTACTGTCAGCACAGACAAGTCTGAATTCACTCCTAAGAGGATGCCACCAGCAGAGCCTCTAGTAGGTTGGTGACACCAGTTGAAGGGTGTATTTCCAGTTAGAGACCTCAAGATGCCAGGGGTGAAGCATTCTTTTTTGGTCTCCATAACACCAACAAAATCAACATGATTATCTCTAATTTTAGAAGTTAGGGCAGGAACTCTACCTAATTTGTTTAAGCCCCTAATGTTCCAGAAAAggccttttatttatttttttgtttggatTTTTTCTATCTACTTCTATATGTAAACCAGATATGGGACTTGCAGCTCCCTTTCCAGGAAGTCTGTCTTCGGGGATAGTCTTAGAAGCAGGACCCTGCTCTACAGAAATAAGACTCCCATCTACATTATCGCTACTAGACACATAACAGAAACTACATGAGTCACTAAAGCAGATGCCTCTGCTTTTTTCTTCTAACTCAAACTGAGTAACATGAGTGTCTCTAACAGGACTGCCATCCTTGTTAGAGATACCAATAGCATTAGCAACATTTGATAAATCAGAACTCGAGATAGAGGTGGGTGTTGGTTTTGTACCTTTGCCATCACATTCATTCCATTTTCTTTTAATCTCCTGGGCTTTCTCCAAAACTGATCTGCCATTATTGTTTCCCCTTGTGCTCCTTCTTTCTACTTCTATTGGACCACATTTCTTCTTTTccacttttttcttctttcccacTGGCGCCACCTCAGGGCTGAAAAGCTTACCCCCCTGTTCCACAGAGCTCTGACTGTTTTCAGCACCATCTTCCACTGCTGCACTAACAAGTCCAAGATCGGGACAGAGCCATTCTTTTGGCAAAGTGGAAAACTCATtatcctctcctccctctccagaGACTAGGAGGTCTGATTCTTCATCAGAGTCTGTCAATTCCATAGCTCTCAGAAGACTTGTACAAGATGGTATTGGATCTGCTGCCCCTAATATgtctccttctctttttttcatcaAACAACAGCATGGCCTTCCTCACAGAATCTGTTTTCTTCCCACTATTGTTGTTTGGATTGTCCACCTGTTTTCCAGAGCATCCATTTCCATTGTCTAGGTCACTAGTGGGAGGGAGCTCATTCTCTGGTTTAtaatcctcttcctcttctggccTTTCACCTCCATCTTCATCCCCTTTGTGACTAGGATCTAACCCATCATTCAGCTCTTCCATTTTTTCTTTCAGCTTATCAAGCTCCTCCACCTCAAAGCTGATCATATATAGTTTATCAGCCATCTCCATAACTCTACGGTCAGGAATCTTTCTTGGATCTTTGCAATTGATTTTCACCCTAATCAcagtgaagaagcttgagaaaagTGTCTGCCAATCCACCTCTATCATCTTTCCTAAGGTAGAGGCTATTTCTCTTATAGTTGTCCAGTCACTCCATTTGGGGGGAACACCTCTGATTTGTATCCAGGCTTCCATTAGCTGCCCAACTGGCTCAATATCCCCATTCCAGACTCTCAGTGATGCCATCACAGAATTGCTCTTCAGATAGAAGTAGGTAGCTTCACCCAACACTTTGCTTTCTACTCTAATATATGGTGGAAATTTCACTAAGAATCTGAACTCATCCATTCTCAGTAACTTCCAAGCCCAATTTTTATCCACCTGCTGCCTCAGGGTCTTGATGATTTCATCTTCTTCCAAGAAACCTTCCTCTACTGTGAACACACCATAATTCTCAAAGCCAGCCCAATGTTTGAATCTCCCCTCCCTGTTAGCTACATCAACATGGTAGAAGCCTAACCCTCTGTTTGCACTCCCATAAAACTGAGCTGCAGGCTGTGGTTTCTTCCATTCATCACAATTCTCAACAACATGATCCTTGCAAAAGCACATGAAGCAAACTTTAGGTTTGACACACCCAGAGCTGAAGTGGCCGGTTTCTCCACAATTGAAGCAGATTACTTGAGGGAATTTCTGAGGGTGCAGATTTAGATCTTCCTCACTGCTTTTCTTGTTAGCATCCCCATCACCTATCTCACTACCACTACAAGAGCCTGCTCCCATAGGTTTCTGCAAGACAGATTGATTACCTTTCTGAGTCTGTTGCTGTTGTCCATAACCTTGTTTACCTCTGCCTCCCTGATTGAAGTTTCTCGGCCGGTGATTGTATTGCTGTGGTCGTTGATTATATGGAGGTGGGGGGAAAGGCGGTGGCTGGAGGGGATTCGGACCTAGAGGATAGTATCCATATGGCGGTGGTGGCAGGTAGAACccaggcctcggcggcggcgggtacgAATGCGGCGGCGGGAATCCTCCATGCCAATCTTCCCAGGCACCTTCTCGGTCCGCGGCCTTCCTCCTCTGCCCTGCCCGTCATGGATTTGACTACTTGCACAAAGCTTCGCTTCTCACCACGCCCCCAGATCCTCTCGGCGAAACTCAATTTTGCTAGTGATTTGCTCCACACATCAGCATCACCAACTGGAAAACAATCCTCGGGTGTGAAGGAATTGCTCTCCCACAGCTTCTTCTCGATCCAGACTAGGTCATCTCTCGCGACGCCGCCCTTGCCAAACCCAACCCTAGGCTGCGGCGGGGGTGTTTCGGGGATAAACCACAATTGTCCGAAGAATTCCAGAACTGCCCCTTCCTCATCATCCGGGTCTCGATCACGACTAGGTGTATCATCCCGTGCCCGCGAGCCCGAAACCCTACCCGCGGGGGGTGGGTGAAGTTTGACGGGTTTGACCTCCGGGACTCCCGCGTGACGAGGTGGAGGGGTATCCCAAGCGTGACGAGGGCTCGAGGCAATCCAAGGCGGCGCACGAACGGGGATCCTCCCCGTCGCCGGGGTGACCGCCATCGACCCGCTCCCTAAACCTGATGCTCCTCTTACGGCTCGTGAGGCATGCCAGGCCATCGCCCCTTCTCTAGGaatccgacgacgacgacgcggagGATTAGGAACGGAGGAAGAGAACGAACGGGACCCGTTCCGTTCTAAGCTACGGGCACCAACGATTCTGAGCAAGTGTTCGCATTGGCTGTTTCCTTGGTTTGGCTACCTCAGTCCTCAGGTTCAAACCTGACCCACACCGattagagagagaaaaaaattgagCTAAATCCTTTCTCTGTTTAGTTTCTTCCCTAGAATTTCTAAAAAgtattttgaccgctaattacgagtattaaataaaaacagtttacaaaaccaactccagaatcCTATGCTAGGAACTCTGCTGAATCTAATGGGATCTTTGATCGAGTGATTAAAGAATGGTTACTGCAGCATTATTATAgccaattatcgattaattaccatcattagatttattatgaaaAATTATTCTCATCcgtgaaatttttttgcaaatagacttcatttagtgcggtatgttttgcttgcatttaAT
This genomic interval carries:
- the LOC120675112 gene encoding uncharacterized protein LOC120675112 — translated: MGAGSCSGSEIGDGDANKKSSEEDLNLHPQKFPQVICFNCGETGHFSSGCVKPKVCFMCFCKDHVVENCDEWKKPQPAAQFYGSANRGLGFYHVDVANREGRFKHWAGFENYGVFTVEEGFLEEDEIIKTLRQQVDKNWAWKLLRMDEFRFLVKFPPYIRVESKVLGEATYFYLKSNSVMASLRVWNGDIEPVGQLMEAWIQIRGVPPKWSDWTTIREIASTLGKMIEVDWQTLFSSFFTVIRVKINCKDPRKIPDRRVMEMADKLYMISFEVEELDKLKEKMEELNDGLDPSHKGDEDGGERPEEEEDYKPENELPPTSDLDNGNGCSGKQVDNPNNNSGKKTDSVRKAMLLFDEKKRRRHIRGSRSNTILYKSSESYGIDRL